In one Phenylobacterium glaciei genomic region, the following are encoded:
- a CDS encoding thermonuclease family protein — MGIRRFISGVVFGLTVLSATSSPAAAPIVGIASVIDGDTIEIHGVRIRLHGVDAPESRQLCTRPTGERWRCGQQASLALSDQIGRSTVSCDPRDTDRYGRTVAVCSSRGVDLNGWLVTQGWAVAYLRYSRDYVRAGDQARAASRGVWSGQFDMPWEWRAARRSAATG; from the coding sequence ATGGGTATTCGGCGCTTCATCAGTGGTGTTGTTTTCGGCCTGACCGTTCTCTCAGCCACGTCGAGCCCGGCGGCGGCGCCGATCGTCGGCATAGCCAGTGTCATCGACGGCGACACCATCGAAATCCACGGCGTCCGTATACGTCTCCACGGCGTTGATGCGCCCGAAAGCCGCCAGCTTTGCACTCGTCCGACAGGCGAACGGTGGCGGTGCGGCCAGCAGGCATCCCTGGCCTTGTCGGATCAGATCGGGCGATCGACCGTGTCCTGCGATCCTCGCGACACCGATCGCTACGGGCGGACCGTCGCTGTCTGCAGTTCCCGCGGCGTGGATCTGAATGGCTGGCTGGTCACCCAGGGCTGGGCAGTCGCCTATCTGCGCTATTCGCGGGACTACGTCCGCGCCGGGGACCAGGCACGGGCGGCCAGTCGTGGCGTCTGGTCGGGACAGTTCGACATGCCTTGGGAGTGGCGGGCGGCCCGCCGCTCAGCTGCTACTGGATAG
- the rraA gene encoding ribonuclease E activity regulator RraA: protein MNNPAQKPAKSVADLCDDHEDEVEVCLVQFRDYGGRKAFSGPIRTVRCREDNSLVKATLAEPGEGCVLVVDGGGSLAMALVGDMLAAGGVKNGWAGIVVYGAVRDTPILETLDIGIKALGSVPIRSVKRGDGVVDTPVAFGGVVFLPGDVLHADPDGVVVLAFED, encoded by the coding sequence ATGAACAATCCCGCCCAGAAGCCCGCGAAAAGCGTCGCCGACCTCTGCGACGACCATGAGGACGAGGTCGAGGTCTGCCTCGTCCAGTTCCGCGACTACGGCGGCCGCAAGGCCTTCTCCGGCCCCATCCGCACGGTCCGCTGCCGGGAGGACAATTCCCTGGTGAAGGCCACCCTGGCCGAGCCCGGCGAGGGCTGCGTCCTGGTGGTGGACGGCGGCGGGTCGCTGGCCATGGCCCTGGTGGGCGACATGCTGGCCGCCGGCGGGGTGAAGAACGGCTGGGCCGGGATCGTCGTCTATGGCGCGGTGCGCGACACCCCCATCCTCGAAACCCTGGATATCGGCATCAAGGCCCTCGGCTCGGTGCCGATCCGCAGCGTCAAGCGCGGCGACGGGGTGGTGGATACGCCCGTCGCCTTCGGAGGTGTGGTCTTCCTGCCCGGCGACGTCCTGCACGCCGACCCGGACGGCGTCGTGGTGCTGGCCTTCGAAGACTGA
- a CDS encoding sensor histidine kinase: MTEATQLHKNMVAMNEALILSSLRQQELVGITEELNAKLRREITERQAAQETLRASEARFRMLFEFIDEGFCTLEKLDTRPGEPSDFRYLSANAGFERQTGVGDVVGKTIREAFPEEPEAWFDIYDAVVATGEPIRFERDLVSQGRTLELFAFRFEDEAVLKVGVIFLDVSLRKFHEEQQELLLKEMDHRVKNLFAIVGGMVTLSARSATTPKELAATVQGRLGALASAHQLIRPGRSGAQATKRETTLGELIRKVLSPYAELAETRDSARTEIEGPEIAVGAEAATNIALFVHELATNAAKYGALSVPGGRVHISWTVAQGRFALSWREIGGPTITAPPQREGFGSELARRSVSGQLAGDLVFHWNPDGLVVLLSAETERLAL, from the coding sequence ATGACTGAAGCCACGCAGCTCCATAAAAATATGGTCGCGATGAACGAGGCTCTGATCCTCAGTTCGCTGCGCCAGCAAGAACTCGTCGGCATCACAGAGGAGTTGAACGCCAAACTCCGGCGCGAAATCACCGAGCGCCAAGCAGCACAGGAAACCCTCCGCGCGAGCGAGGCGAGATTCCGGATGCTCTTCGAGTTCATCGACGAGGGCTTCTGCACCCTCGAAAAGCTCGATACCCGCCCCGGCGAGCCCAGCGACTTCCGCTACCTCTCCGCCAATGCCGGTTTTGAGCGACAAACCGGCGTCGGCGACGTCGTCGGCAAGACCATTCGCGAAGCGTTTCCGGAAGAGCCCGAGGCATGGTTCGACATCTATGACGCGGTCGTGGCGACGGGAGAGCCGATCCGTTTCGAGCGTGATCTGGTATCGCAGGGGCGGACGCTGGAGTTGTTTGCGTTTCGCTTCGAGGACGAAGCCGTCCTGAAAGTCGGTGTGATCTTCCTCGACGTGAGCCTGCGCAAATTTCATGAGGAACAGCAGGAGTTGCTCCTCAAGGAGATGGATCACAGGGTCAAGAATCTGTTCGCCATCGTCGGGGGAATGGTGACGCTGAGCGCCAGGTCGGCGACCACGCCGAAGGAACTGGCCGCGACCGTCCAAGGCCGACTCGGTGCGCTTGCCAGCGCCCACCAGTTGATCAGGCCGGGGCGTTCAGGGGCCCAGGCCACCAAGCGGGAAACCACCTTGGGCGAATTGATCCGAAAGGTTCTGTCGCCTTATGCCGAGCTGGCAGAAACCCGCGACAGCGCACGCACCGAAATCGAGGGGCCGGAGATTGCGGTCGGCGCTGAGGCTGCCACCAACATCGCGCTCTTCGTGCATGAGCTCGCGACGAACGCGGCCAAATACGGCGCCCTCTCGGTCCCTGGCGGGCGCGTCCACATTTCTTGGACAGTCGCGCAGGGCCGCTTCGCCCTGTCGTGGAGAGAAATCGGAGGACCCACCATCACGGCCCCACCCCAGCGGGAAGGGTTCGGCAGCGAATTGGCCCGCAGAAGCGTCAGTGGCCAACTTGCCGGAGACCTCGTTTTCCACTGGAATCCCGACGGGCTGGTGGTCCTTCTTTCAGCGGAAACGGAACGCTTGGCGCTTTGA
- a CDS encoding AMP-binding protein, translating into MADEMISLGAKLKAFAQSQPDAPAVTCGDTTLSYGEFHKLTNRAARGLLAYGVKHGDLVTLGLPNSTDFAVACWAMWKIGATPQPVAFRLPQAELEAIMELAKTPVVIAEFEAKIDRPLLKVADLLAKSDDDSDLPDATSPVSKAPTSGGSTGRPKLILAGQPGVTTKETPAVGGWQLTSASIAVLPAPLYHNAGFGMMMSVLNLGAHLIVLPRFDPEGTLAEIEKRRATWIYMVPTMMNRIWHLPEEVRTKYDLSSLKTLWHLAAPCPPWLKEAFILWLGGEVIQELYAGTEAQASTVISGTEWLEHRGSVGKVRMGEMVAFDDDGNPLPPREIGEIYMRRPEGMAPSYKYLGATAKVLPGGWESLGDIGWFDEDGYLYLADRRTDMILVGGSNVYPAEIEAALEEHDSVQSVAVIGIPDDDLGAKIHAIVQTRGVGDETALREHLKTKLVTYKQPRTYEFVDEPLRDDAGKVRRTALRDARIAKLKEGQPA; encoded by the coding sequence ATGGCCGACGAGATGATTTCCCTCGGCGCGAAGCTGAAGGCCTTCGCGCAATCCCAACCCGACGCCCCGGCGGTGACCTGTGGCGACACCACCCTTTCCTATGGCGAATTCCACAAGCTCACCAACCGCGCCGCCCGCGGCCTGCTGGCCTATGGGGTCAAGCACGGCGACCTGGTGACCCTGGGCCTGCCCAACTCCACCGACTTCGCCGTGGCCTGCTGGGCCATGTGGAAGATCGGCGCGACCCCGCAGCCGGTGGCCTTCCGTCTGCCCCAGGCCGAGCTGGAGGCCATCATGGAGCTGGCCAAGACCCCGGTGGTGATCGCCGAGTTTGAGGCCAAGATCGATCGGCCGCTGCTGAAGGTCGCCGACCTGCTGGCCAAGTCCGACGACGACAGCGACCTGCCCGACGCCACCTCGCCGGTCTCCAAGGCCCCCACCTCCGGCGGCTCCACCGGTCGACCCAAGCTGATCCTGGCGGGCCAGCCCGGGGTGACGACGAAGGAGACGCCGGCCGTCGGCGGCTGGCAGCTGACCTCGGCGTCCATCGCCGTCCTGCCGGCGCCGCTCTACCACAACGCCGGCTTCGGCATGATGATGAGCGTGCTGAACCTGGGCGCGCACCTGATCGTCCTGCCGCGCTTTGATCCCGAAGGCACGCTGGCGGAGATCGAGAAGCGCCGCGCCACCTGGATCTACATGGTCCCCACCATGATGAACCGCATCTGGCATCTGCCGGAGGAGGTCCGCACCAAGTACGATCTCTCCTCCCTGAAGACCCTCTGGCACCTGGCGGCGCCCTGCCCGCCCTGGCTGAAGGAGGCCTTCATCCTGTGGCTGGGCGGCGAGGTGATCCAGGAGCTCTATGCCGGCACCGAGGCCCAGGCCTCCACTGTCATCTCCGGGACCGAGTGGCTGGAGCACCGGGGTTCGGTGGGCAAGGTGCGGATGGGCGAGATGGTCGCCTTTGACGACGACGGCAATCCGCTGCCGCCCCGCGAGATCGGCGAGATCTACATGCGCCGGCCCGAAGGCATGGCGCCCAGCTACAAGTACCTGGGCGCGACCGCCAAGGTGCTGCCCGGCGGCTGGGAGAGCCTGGGGGACATCGGCTGGTTCGACGAGGACGGCTATCTCTACCTGGCCGACCGCCGCACCGACATGATCCTGGTGGGGGGCTCCAACGTCTATCCCGCCGAGATCGAGGCGGCCCTGGAGGAGCATGACAGCGTCCAGTCCGTCGCCGTGATCGGCATCCCCGACGACGACCTGGGCGCCAAGATTCACGCCATCGTCCAGACCCGGGGCGTGGGCGACGAGACGGCCCTGCGCGAGCACCTGAAGACCAAGCTCGTCACCTATAAACAGCCGCGCACCTACGAGTTCGTGGACGAGCCCCTGCGCGACGACGCCGGCAAGGTGCGCCGCACGGCGCTCCGCGACGCCCGCATCGCCAAGCTGAAGGAAGGCCAGCCGGCCTGA
- a CDS encoding class I adenylate-forming enzyme family protein, producing the protein MSVEQVLSQDFGTLVEVIGEQAKERPAKHALVDAKSTMTYGQLDSFMDRMAAALQREGVENQGVAAVCATSSVEYGATFFGILKAGAAVAPLAPSSTAESLVVMLKDCGAKVFFLDKGVSDALAGVADQITAQRVSLDGSDAGIPLQQWLAPEGSKPRPVTVTPNQAFNIIYSSGTTGTPKGIVQPHAMRWGQIRRGAYTEAAVTMVSTPLYSNTTLVSFLPTVSNGGTVVLMPKFDAEQFLKLSQQYRATHAMLVPVQYRRLMERPDFDSYDLTSYVTKFSTSAPFAAALKADVLKRWPGGLVEFYGMTEGGGSCMLLAHEFPDKLHTVGRPIPGHDIRLIDEDLKEVPQGKIGEVVGRSGAMMVGYHNQPGKTSEAEWHSPEGLRYIRTGDVGVFDADGFLTLMDRKKDMIISGGFNIYPSDLEAEIIQHPDVLEAAVVGVNSDRWGETPVAFIALKPAAKVTADELKAWVNGRLGKTQRLADLILVNSLPRSHIGKVLKRELRDDYKGVALTA; encoded by the coding sequence ATGTCCGTCGAACAAGTGCTGAGCCAGGATTTCGGGACGCTGGTCGAGGTGATCGGCGAGCAGGCCAAGGAACGCCCGGCCAAGCACGCCCTGGTAGATGCCAAATCCACCATGACCTACGGCCAGCTCGACAGCTTCATGGACCGCATGGCCGCGGCCCTGCAGCGTGAGGGCGTGGAGAACCAAGGCGTCGCCGCTGTCTGCGCCACCAGCTCGGTGGAATATGGCGCCACCTTCTTCGGCATCCTGAAGGCCGGCGCCGCCGTCGCGCCGCTCGCGCCCTCCTCCACGGCCGAGAGCCTGGTGGTCATGCTCAAGGATTGCGGGGCCAAGGTCTTCTTCCTCGACAAGGGCGTGTCCGACGCGCTGGCCGGCGTCGCCGATCAGATCACGGCCCAGCGGGTCTCGCTGGACGGCTCCGACGCGGGGATCCCGCTGCAGCAGTGGCTCGCCCCCGAGGGCTCCAAGCCCAGGCCGGTCACCGTCACCCCCAACCAGGCCTTCAACATCATCTATTCGTCGGGGACCACCGGCACACCCAAGGGCATCGTCCAGCCGCACGCCATGCGCTGGGGCCAGATCCGCCGCGGCGCCTATACCGAGGCCGCGGTGACCATGGTCTCCACGCCGCTCTATTCCAACACCACCCTGGTCTCGTTCCTGCCCACCGTCTCCAACGGCGGCACGGTGGTGCTGATGCCCAAGTTCGACGCCGAGCAGTTCCTGAAACTGTCCCAGCAATACCGCGCCACCCACGCCATGCTGGTGCCGGTGCAGTACCGCCGCCTGATGGAGCGGCCGGACTTCGACAGCTACGACCTGACCAGCTACGTCACCAAGTTCTCCACCAGCGCCCCCTTCGCCGCGGCCCTGAAGGCCGACGTGCTGAAGCGCTGGCCCGGCGGCCTGGTGGAGTTCTACGGCATGACCGAGGGTGGCGGCTCCTGCATGCTGCTGGCCCACGAATTCCCCGACAAGCTGCACACCGTCGGCCGCCCCATCCCCGGCCACGACATCCGCCTGATCGACGAGGACCTCAAGGAGGTGCCGCAGGGCAAGATCGGCGAGGTCGTGGGCCGCTCGGGCGCCATGATGGTCGGCTACCACAACCAGCCGGGCAAGACCTCGGAGGCCGAGTGGCACAGTCCCGAGGGCCTTCGCTACATCCGCACCGGCGATGTCGGCGTGTTCGACGCCGACGGCTTCCTGACGCTCATGGACCGCAAGAAGGACATGATCATCTCCGGCGGTTTCAACATCTATCCGTCTGACCTGGAGGCCGAGATCATCCAGCACCCCGACGTGCTGGAGGCCGCCGTGGTGGGGGTCAATTCCGACCGCTGGGGCGAGACCCCGGTGGCCTTCATCGCGCTCAAGCCCGCCGCCAAGGTCACCGCCGACGAGCTGAAGGCCTGGGTCAACGGCCGCCTGGGCAAGACCCAGCGCCTGGCCGATCTGATCCTGGTGAACAGCCTCCCCCGCAGCCACATCGGCAAGGTGCTGAAGCGCGAGCTTCGCGACGACTACAAAGGGGTCGCGTTGACCGCATGA
- a CDS encoding helix-turn-helix domain-containing protein codes for MTDKPLFDPARLRALLEEATGPDTKWSARSLSLASTGGRSPNVVRDIMRGKSVNPTLDTILGLARALGKDISEFVPSGALGASTPRASVSDRLKVVGAVAAGIWREQTDWAEEDTYEIEVGPNPIAGGERFALRMEGYSMDQIIPPGSDLECLRVTFGVVTPQPGDIVIVQRNRHDLQELTCKRLEFDGHNWVLRAESTRPEFQDPIVIGRPDDGHFGDDETAVIAIVLRSHQTLYKRRR; via the coding sequence ATGACCGACAAGCCCTTGTTCGATCCCGCCCGCCTGCGTGCCCTCCTGGAGGAGGCCACCGGCCCCGACACCAAGTGGTCGGCCAGGTCGCTGTCCCTGGCTTCGACCGGCGGCCGTAGCCCCAATGTGGTGCGCGACATCATGCGCGGCAAAAGCGTCAACCCGACCCTGGACACCATCCTTGGCCTGGCCAGGGCGCTGGGCAAGGACATCTCGGAGTTTGTCCCGTCCGGAGCGTTAGGAGCGTCCACCCCCCGCGCGAGCGTGTCAGATCGGCTGAAGGTGGTGGGCGCAGTCGCCGCCGGCATCTGGCGCGAGCAGACAGACTGGGCCGAGGAGGATACCTACGAGATCGAGGTAGGCCCCAATCCGATCGCCGGCGGGGAGCGGTTCGCCCTGCGCATGGAGGGGTATTCCATGGACCAGATCATCCCGCCCGGATCTGACCTGGAATGTCTGCGGGTGACCTTCGGCGTGGTCACGCCGCAGCCCGGCGACATCGTCATCGTCCAGCGCAACCGTCACGACCTGCAGGAGCTGACCTGCAAGCGCCTCGAGTTTGATGGCCACAACTGGGTGCTCCGCGCCGAATCGACCCGGCCCGAGTTCCAGGACCCCATCGTCATCGGCCGGCCTGACGATGGTCATTTCGGCGATGATGAGACTGCGGTGATCGCGATCGTACTGCGCTCGCACCAGACGCTCTACAAGCGCCGGCGTTGA
- a CDS encoding thiolase domain-containing protein yields MSIKGKAYIMGAYEHPTRDAPDKSTPQLHAECAKGALADAGLTKDDIDGYFCAGDAPGFGAMSMVDYMGLKNVRHMDSTETGGSSYLLHVGHAAQAIAAGKCTVALITLAGRPRQNKFFPGGGGRPGQLSDGPPEAGFENIYGGSTHNTYGMCAMRHMYEYGTTSEQLAWIKVAASHHAQWNEHAFLKDVVTVEQVVNSRMISDPLHLLDCCVVTDGGGALIVTSPEVAKSLKRPLVKVIGAGESPKGPRGGKDLDLTHSGALWSGPIAFGEAGVTPQDMKYASIYDSFTITVLMQLEDLGFCKKGEGGKFVSDGNLISGVGKLPFNTDGGGLCNNHPTNRGGITKVIEAVRQLRGEAHPKVQVPNCDLALAHGTGGSLGTRHGAGTVIMEREA; encoded by the coding sequence ATGAGTATTAAGGGCAAGGCCTACATCATGGGGGCCTATGAGCACCCCACCCGGGACGCTCCCGACAAGTCGACGCCGCAGCTGCACGCCGAGTGCGCCAAGGGCGCCCTGGCTGACGCGGGTCTGACCAAGGACGATATCGACGGCTACTTCTGCGCCGGCGACGCGCCGGGCTTCGGCGCCATGTCCATGGTCGATTACATGGGCCTGAAGAACGTCCGCCACATGGACTCCACCGAAACCGGCGGCTCATCCTACCTGCTCCACGTCGGTCACGCCGCCCAGGCGATCGCGGCGGGCAAGTGCACCGTGGCGCTGATCACCCTGGCCGGCCGTCCCCGCCAGAACAAGTTCTTCCCCGGCGGCGGTGGTCGCCCCGGCCAGCTGTCTGACGGTCCGCCCGAGGCCGGCTTCGAAAACATCTACGGCGGCTCGACCCACAACACCTACGGCATGTGCGCCATGCGCCACATGTACGAGTACGGCACCACCAGCGAGCAGCTGGCCTGGATCAAGGTGGCCGCCAGCCATCACGCCCAGTGGAACGAGCACGCCTTCCTGAAGGACGTGGTCACCGTCGAGCAGGTGGTGAACTCGCGCATGATCTCCGATCCGCTGCACCTGCTGGACTGCTGCGTCGTCACCGACGGCGGCGGCGCCCTGATCGTCACCAGCCCGGAAGTCGCCAAGAGCCTGAAGCGGCCCCTGGTGAAGGTGATCGGCGCCGGCGAATCCCCCAAGGGTCCGCGCGGCGGCAAGGACCTGGACCTCACCCATTCGGGCGCCCTGTGGTCGGGACCCATCGCCTTCGGCGAGGCTGGCGTCACCCCACAGGACATGAAGTACGCCTCGATCTACGACAGCTTCACCATCACGGTGCTGATGCAGCTTGAGGACCTCGGCTTCTGCAAGAAGGGCGAGGGCGGCAAGTTCGTCTCCGACGGCAACCTGATCTCCGGCGTCGGCAAGCTGCCCTTCAACACCGACGGCGGCGGGCTCTGCAACAACCACCCCACCAACCGCGGCGGCATCACCAAGGTGATCGAGGCGGTGCGCCAGCTGCGCGGCGAGGCCCATCCCAAGGTGCAGGTTCCCAACTGCGACCTCGCGCTCGCCCACGGCACGGGCGGATCGCTGGGCACCCGCCACGGCGCGGGCACCGTCATCATGGAACGGGAGGCGTAA
- a CDS encoding recombinase family protein — protein sequence MSRAPITPPLKRRTRCAVYTRKSSEEGLDMEFNSLDAQRESCEAYVASQRQEGWVLVPDYYDDGGFSGGTLERPALKRLLADIEAGLVDVVVVYKIDRLSRSLMDFSRLVEVFDRQNVTFVSITQSFNTTTSMGRLTLNILLSFAQFEREVTGERIRDKIAASRRRGIWMGGHTPMGYDVKDRKLIINAGEAAVVRGLFERFVQLGSVVELVRDATAHGLCSKSGRPIDKGLIYKLFRNRVYRGEAVHKGTSYPGEHKAIIDEALWDKVHSIIAISPRTRAKNSRRTTPALLKGLVFGPDGRAMSPSHTRKSGRLYRYYVSQTVINHGAGSSSIARVPAGEIEAAVIEQVRHMLRAPEVIVAAWREGHRHEDDLTEQEMREALVQLDPLWEELFPGEQARVIQLLVDRVDIHPDEVAIRLRNDGLSSLAGELASISTAERIAA from the coding sequence ATGAGCCGCGCGCCGATTACGCCGCCTCTCAAGCGCCGGACCCGCTGCGCCGTCTACACCCGCAAGAGCTCCGAAGAGGGGCTGGACATGGAGTTCAACAGCCTCGACGCCCAACGGGAGTCCTGCGAGGCCTACGTGGCCAGCCAGCGGCAGGAAGGCTGGGTGCTGGTCCCGGACTACTATGACGACGGCGGGTTCTCCGGCGGCACGCTGGAGCGGCCGGCGCTGAAGCGGCTCCTGGCCGATATCGAGGCCGGGCTGGTCGACGTGGTGGTGGTCTACAAGATCGACCGCCTGTCGCGATCCCTGATGGACTTCTCCCGGCTGGTGGAGGTGTTCGACCGCCAGAACGTGACGTTCGTCTCCATCACCCAGTCGTTCAACACCACCACCTCGATGGGCCGCCTGACGCTCAACATTCTGCTGTCGTTCGCCCAGTTCGAGCGCGAGGTCACCGGCGAGCGCATCCGCGACAAGATCGCCGCATCGCGCCGCAGGGGCATCTGGATGGGCGGTCACACCCCGATGGGTTACGACGTCAAGGACCGCAAACTGATCATCAATGCAGGCGAAGCGGCCGTGGTGCGCGGCCTGTTCGAGCGGTTCGTGCAGCTGGGCTCGGTCGTCGAGCTGGTCCGCGACGCCACCGCCCACGGGCTCTGCAGCAAGAGCGGCCGGCCGATCGACAAGGGCCTGATCTACAAACTGTTCCGCAACCGGGTCTACCGGGGTGAGGCCGTCCACAAGGGGACCAGCTACCCCGGCGAGCACAAGGCGATCATCGACGAGGCGCTCTGGGACAAGGTCCACTCGATCATTGCGATCAGTCCCCGCACCCGAGCGAAAAACAGCCGCCGCACGACGCCGGCGCTGCTCAAGGGGCTAGTGTTTGGCCCGGACGGCCGGGCCATGTCGCCGTCCCACACCCGCAAGTCTGGGCGGCTCTACCGCTATTACGTCAGCCAGACCGTCATCAACCACGGGGCTGGCTCCAGCTCGATCGCCCGCGTCCCCGCCGGCGAGATCGAGGCCGCGGTGATCGAGCAGGTGCGTCACATGCTGCGCGCGCCGGAGGTGATCGTCGCGGCATGGCGCGAGGGTCATCGCCATGAAGACGACCTGACCGAGCAGGAGATGCGCGAGGCCCTGGTCCAGCTTGATCCCCTCTGGGAGGAGCTGTTCCCCGGTGAGCAGGCCCGCGTGATCCAGCTGCTGGTCGATCGGGTCGACATCCACCCGGACGAGGTGGCGATCCGCCTGCGCAATGACGGGCTCTCATCCCTGGCCGGCGAGCTCGCCAGCATCAGCACAGCCGAAAGGATCGCTGCATGA
- a CDS encoding DUF2924 domain-containing protein, producing MTETLLVRIAGLKSAATADLKSQWRELFGKEPPPYNRNYLQSRLAYRIQELSLGGLKPQTIARLEALGEALDGGKPEKRKIPAASRLITGTQLIREYQGVPHTVIVRDTDFVYEGRPYKSLSAIARAITGTRWNGLMFFGLKRKGDA from the coding sequence ATGACCGAGACCCTACTGGTGCGCATCGCCGGCCTCAAATCCGCTGCCACCGCCGACCTGAAATCCCAATGGCGCGAGCTCTTTGGCAAGGAGCCGCCACCCTATAACCGCAACTACCTGCAGAGCCGCTTAGCCTACCGTATCCAGGAGCTGAGCCTGGGGGGCCTGAAGCCCCAGACCATCGCCCGGCTCGAGGCCCTGGGTGAGGCGCTGGACGGCGGCAAGCCGGAGAAGCGCAAGATCCCGGCAGCCAGCCGGCTGATCACCGGCACCCAGCTGATCCGCGAGTACCAGGGCGTGCCCCACACCGTGATCGTGCGCGACACCGACTTCGTCTACGAGGGGCGCCCCTACAAATCCCTCTCCGCCATCGCGCGCGCGATCACCGGCACGCGGTGGAACGGGCTGATGTTCTTTGGCCTCAAGCGCAAGGGTGACGCATGA
- a CDS encoding ATPase domain-containing protein, giving the protein MAKKPSPAANHKLMKNAASKPAGVTIRKLPTGVRGLDDILGGGIPEFSFNVIAGMPGSGKTTMAHQILFANATEEKPALFFTVLGEPAIKMLRYQQQFSFFDGSKLGKAVRFINLSDLVLHDDLDAVLAEIIKQVTAIGPGVVVVDSFRTVMRKTLAGAGEMAMQSFIQQLTQFLTSWEATTFLVGEFGEEETRGNPLFTIADGLFWLSQKVERNSVVRKLQIVKVRGSGSVPGLHTVRINDDGLQAFSRTLGFIPKSGKPAKPRRLSMGIPDLDKMMGGGVLEGDSLLIAGPSGTGKTALATQFIAAGLRNGEPGIMAIFEERPKGYTDRADGFGLNLKTPLEKGKLEIIYLRPLDLSVDETMQEILDAVERVGAKRLVIDSLVSLEMALAPGFREDFRESLYRLIVALTGAGVTILSTVEVEDSFTGFSFSHYTISFLTDDIIRMRYVEIDGQLRKVMVVIKMRGGNHSKDIREYVITDKGVVVIQPRSTDYDGLTTGIPTRTGPSPAQKAEPPPEPKAKK; this is encoded by the coding sequence ATGGCAAAAAAACCTAGCCCCGCGGCTAACCACAAACTGATGAAAAATGCCGCAAGCAAACCGGCAGGGGTCACGATCCGCAAACTGCCGACCGGCGTTCGCGGCCTCGACGACATCCTGGGCGGAGGCATCCCGGAATTTTCGTTCAACGTCATCGCCGGCATGCCCGGTTCCGGCAAGACCACGATGGCGCACCAGATCCTTTTCGCCAACGCGACGGAGGAAAAGCCCGCCCTCTTTTTCACCGTCCTCGGTGAGCCCGCGATCAAAATGTTGCGCTACCAGCAACAATTTTCCTTCTTCGATGGATCCAAGTTGGGCAAGGCCGTCCGCTTCATCAATCTGAGCGATCTGGTGCTGCATGACGATTTGGACGCTGTCCTTGCTGAAATTATCAAGCAGGTCACGGCAATTGGTCCGGGCGTCGTGGTGGTGGATTCTTTTCGCACCGTGATGCGTAAAACGCTGGCCGGTGCCGGCGAAATGGCGATGCAATCGTTCATTCAGCAGCTCACCCAGTTTCTAACTAGCTGGGAAGCCACGACATTTCTGGTGGGCGAGTTTGGCGAGGAGGAAACCCGCGGGAATCCACTGTTCACCATCGCTGACGGCCTCTTCTGGCTTTCGCAGAAGGTGGAAAGAAATTCCGTGGTGCGAAAACTGCAGATCGTGAAAGTTCGCGGGTCGGGTTCGGTGCCGGGATTGCACACCGTCCGCATCAACGACGACGGGTTGCAAGCCTTCTCGCGCACGCTGGGATTCATCCCCAAAAGTGGGAAGCCGGCCAAGCCCCGGCGGCTTTCCATGGGCATTCCTGATCTGGACAAGATGATGGGCGGGGGCGTTCTCGAAGGCGACAGCCTGCTCATCGCCGGGCCTTCGGGGACGGGCAAGACGGCGCTGGCCACCCAATTCATCGCCGCGGGGCTGCGCAATGGCGAACCGGGGATCATGGCGATCTTCGAAGAAAGACCGAAAGGCTACACCGATCGCGCCGACGGCTTTGGTTTGAATTTGAAGACGCCGCTGGAGAAGGGAAAGCTGGAAATCATCTACCTTCGTCCGCTCGACCTCTCGGTGGATGAAACCATGCAGGAGATCCTCGACGCCGTCGAAAGGGTCGGCGCGAAACGTCTGGTGATCGATTCACTGGTCAGTCTTGAGATGGCGCTGGCGCCCGGGTTCCGCGAGGACTTTCGCGAGTCGCTCTATCGGTTGATCGTGGCGCTGACGGGGGCCGGGGTCACGATCCTCAGCACCGTCGAAGTGGAGGATTCGTTTACCGGGTTCTCCTTCAGCCACTACACGATCTCGTTCCTGACCGATGACATTATCAGGATGCGGTATGTGGAAATTGATGGCCAGCTCCGGAAGGTCATGGTCGTGATCAAGATGCGCGGCGGCAATCACAGCAAGGACATCCGCGAATATGTCATCACCGACAAGGGCGTGGTTGTGATCCAGCCGCGATCCACGGATTACGACGGACTGACCACCGGAATTCCCACGCGGACCGGCCCGAGCCCGGCGCAAAAAGCAGAACCCCCTCCGGAGCCGAAGGCTAAGAAATAG